From the Vibrio alginolyticus NBRC 15630 = ATCC 17749 genome, one window contains:
- a CDS encoding methyl-accepting chemotaxis protein: protein MLERYRNQSVGFQLKLVITLCLFIAFSSIAALVYRNASDVLLESTLKEHQSKVESMAKTIAGQFDAYLHTAKVLESTFRNGYLAGVYVENYTVDFMGHEVPNITQYSESLINDTKLVDSFTRDTGAIATLFAPLGDDFIRVSTSLKDPQGQRAVGTTLGINHPGYQQLKAGQPYYAQIKLYGERYITYYAPIKDATGKVAGLSFIGLPVDQATQALFDALEEIKWGDTGYTIIVDNDDNNLGKYLLHPAKSGSDSSILEVADYNGHKPFGQIFEQSSGLIRYPFEYQGNVGEKYLVYTEVPGWNWKLLGGTFIKEVTKGSDTLLTLIAIISSVAAIITFVVLTLFLNRSLQPLTTLNSYMTRLAGGEVSLNIPASRKASKNEITNLSSGVASMASQLNELVGKIRSTSDLVESNSTSVANDAHSNLTQADRQQQEVEQVVTAIEEMASSAQSVAQQVESIAENVRSANTDSQSGLAIVEGVCIDVAQLNDQLDQSATAIEQVNRDSESIQTVTKMIDEIAEQTNLLALNAAIEAARAGEQGRGFAVVADEVRTLAHRTQSSVQDVVEIIEKLKGSTHNAVNMMTDSQRSANQVLDKAQDAGTALEAIAVQVQSIASQADAIAATSEEQAQVSQEIAANAHSISELNRESRNTSAKTSQSAIELQQQARNLKEQVDFFH, encoded by the coding sequence ATGTTAGAGAGATACCGAAATCAAAGTGTCGGATTCCAGTTGAAACTGGTGATCACTTTGTGTCTATTCATTGCTTTCAGCAGTATTGCAGCGCTTGTTTACCGCAACGCTTCCGATGTTCTATTGGAAAGCACACTGAAAGAACACCAATCTAAAGTAGAATCAATGGCAAAAACCATTGCTGGCCAATTCGATGCTTACCTGCACACCGCTAAAGTCCTCGAATCTACTTTTCGCAATGGCTACCTTGCCGGTGTCTATGTCGAAAATTACACGGTTGACTTCATGGGACATGAAGTACCAAACATCACTCAATACAGTGAAAGCTTAATTAATGACACCAAGTTGGTCGACAGTTTCACACGTGATACCGGCGCTATAGCAACGCTATTCGCACCATTGGGTGACGACTTTATTCGGGTGTCCACCTCCCTAAAAGATCCACAAGGTCAACGAGCGGTCGGAACCACGCTAGGCATCAACCATCCTGGTTATCAGCAACTTAAAGCAGGACAACCGTATTACGCTCAAATTAAATTGTATGGCGAGCGCTACATTACCTACTATGCCCCAATCAAAGATGCGACAGGAAAGGTAGCAGGCCTATCGTTTATTGGCTTACCAGTAGACCAAGCGACACAAGCCTTGTTCGATGCACTCGAAGAGATAAAATGGGGCGACACTGGTTACACCATTATCGTTGATAACGACGACAACAATCTTGGTAAATACCTACTTCATCCAGCAAAAAGCGGCTCAGATTCGTCAATACTAGAAGTCGCCGACTACAATGGTCACAAGCCTTTTGGTCAGATTTTCGAACAATCTAGTGGATTAATTCGCTACCCTTTCGAGTACCAAGGTAACGTAGGCGAAAAGTATCTTGTCTACACAGAGGTTCCAGGTTGGAATTGGAAACTGCTAGGCGGTACGTTTATCAAAGAAGTTACAAAAGGTAGCGACACGCTTCTCACACTCATTGCCATCATTTCTTCGGTAGCGGCAATCATTACTTTTGTTGTACTGACACTTTTCTTGAATCGCAGCTTACAACCTCTCACGACTCTAAACTCATACATGACTCGCTTAGCGGGCGGCGAAGTCAGCTTGAACATTCCAGCGTCTCGTAAAGCATCAAAGAATGAAATTACGAACCTGAGCTCGGGTGTCGCCAGTATGGCAAGTCAGCTCAATGAACTTGTTGGTAAGATCCGTTCAACAAGCGACTTAGTGGAGAGCAACTCCACCAGCGTTGCCAACGATGCACATAGCAATTTGACCCAAGCCGACCGACAACAACAAGAAGTCGAGCAAGTTGTGACAGCGATTGAAGAAATGGCCTCTTCCGCTCAATCTGTCGCACAACAAGTCGAAAGCATTGCGGAAAACGTACGCTCAGCAAATACTGATAGTCAGTCTGGTCTCGCGATTGTTGAAGGCGTATGTATCGACGTTGCTCAACTTAACGATCAATTGGATCAATCAGCAACGGCTATCGAGCAAGTAAATCGCGATAGCGAGAGTATTCAAACCGTCACTAAAATGATTGATGAAATTGCTGAGCAAACCAATTTACTTGCCTTGAATGCCGCCATTGAAGCAGCACGAGCAGGTGAGCAAGGCCGTGGCTTCGCTGTTGTAGCAGATGAAGTGCGCACACTTGCGCACCGAACCCAAAGCTCAGTTCAAGATGTCGTGGAAATTATCGAGAAACTAAAAGGGTCGACTCATAATGCAGTTAATATGATGACAGACAGCCAACGCAGTGCAAACCAGGTCTTGGACAAAGCACAAGACGCGGGCACAGCATTAGAAGCCATCGCAGTACAAGTGCAGTCGATAGCCTCTCAAGCCGACGCCATTGCAGCGACTTCAGAAGAACAAGCTCAAGTTTCACAAGAAATTGCAGCAAATGCCCACTCTATCAGTGAACTTAACCGAGAAAGCCGCAACACGAGCGCAAAAACCTCGCAAAGTGCCATTGAACTTCAACAACAAGCACGAAACTTGAAAGAGCAAGTCGACTTCTTCCACTAA
- the rlmA gene encoding 23S rRNA (guanine(745)-N(1))-methyltransferase, translated as MNYQCPLCHQALALNEKTFKCENNHQFDLAKEGYVNLMPAHHKRSKDPGDNKEMMQARRRFLEGDYYNPMRQEVAQLCATYTEGSTHQLLDIGCGEGYYTDQVQKTIETQANHATIYGLDISKVAIRYAAKRYTHCNFSVASSHRLPFANESLDAILRIYAPCKAEELQRVVKNDGVVVTVTPASRHLYQLRERIYQEVRLHNEEPEHIEGFELEHQQHLNYVMDLKNGAAIDLLQMTPFAWKATDALREELKSATLFQCEADFMLRVYRKKTLN; from the coding sequence ATGAACTATCAATGCCCTCTATGCCACCAAGCTCTAGCGTTAAATGAAAAAACGTTTAAGTGCGAAAACAATCATCAGTTTGACTTAGCAAAAGAAGGCTACGTTAACTTGATGCCAGCGCACCACAAACGTTCTAAAGATCCTGGTGACAACAAAGAGATGATGCAAGCTCGTCGTCGATTCCTTGAAGGAGATTACTACAACCCAATGCGCCAAGAAGTGGCGCAGCTGTGTGCAACATACACTGAGGGGAGCACCCATCAATTATTAGATATTGGTTGTGGTGAAGGTTACTACACAGATCAAGTACAAAAGACGATAGAAACACAAGCGAACCATGCCACGATTTATGGCTTAGACATTTCCAAAGTTGCCATTCGTTACGCGGCGAAGCGTTACACGCACTGCAACTTTAGTGTGGCTTCTAGTCACCGACTTCCCTTCGCAAATGAATCCTTAGATGCCATTTTGCGCATTTATGCCCCGTGTAAAGCTGAGGAGCTGCAGCGCGTTGTAAAAAACGACGGCGTTGTTGTCACGGTTACTCCTGCTAGCCGCCACTTATACCAACTGCGTGAGCGCATTTATCAAGAAGTTCGTCTTCACAATGAAGAACCAGAACATATTGAAGGGTTTGAATTAGAGCACCAGCAGCATCTTAACTATGTTATGGACTTGAAAAACGGAGCCGCAATCGATTTATTGCAAATGACGCCATTCGCATGGAAAGCAACCGATGCTCTTCGTGAAGAGTTGAAATCCGCTACACTTTTCCAATGTGAGGCTGATTTTATGTTGCGTGTATATCGCAAAAAAACACTCAATTAA
- a CDS encoding ChaN family lipoprotein: MRFSTTLSLLFAGLLTGCSSYTHTDSHATSAEVTSFYDYQLYTPSGEHIALSKLPIELQQADVILIGEWHTHAGVHRFQTDMLKQLTSYDRSLALSMEQFTRDKQPVVDAYLRGEIGEQYLMKQANAWPNYESDYRPLVEFAKQKNLPVIAANAPKSIVRCIGRQGLDYINKLDDDQRMFIAQAINTGSSPYKEKFMASMHHGKPEQTEKQFAAQVTWDETMAESIVSYLDDNPGAQVVHVAGKFHTEQGLGTAASILSRNPSLKVVVISPTDNVLSDNTDYQLEVLAPPVRYVQDAHRMAAYQHLTKRNNDLQCK, translated from the coding sequence ATGCGCTTTTCTACTACTTTGAGCTTGCTCTTTGCAGGCTTACTTACTGGTTGCTCTTCATATACGCACACCGACTCTCACGCAACCTCAGCGGAAGTCACTAGTTTTTACGACTACCAACTATACACCCCTTCTGGCGAGCACATCGCTCTAAGCAAACTGCCAATTGAGCTGCAACAAGCAGATGTCATTCTTATTGGTGAATGGCACACACACGCCGGCGTTCATCGCTTTCAAACCGATATGCTCAAACAACTTACGTCCTACGACCGCTCACTCGCGTTATCTATGGAACAATTTACCCGCGACAAACAACCTGTTGTTGACGCTTACCTACGTGGGGAGATCGGCGAACAGTACTTAATGAAACAAGCCAACGCTTGGCCCAATTATGAAAGCGACTATCGCCCTCTCGTGGAGTTTGCTAAGCAGAAAAATCTCCCGGTCATTGCAGCAAATGCACCAAAGAGCATTGTCCGATGCATTGGTCGACAAGGGCTAGATTACATTAACAAGCTCGATGATGATCAGCGGATGTTCATTGCACAAGCCATCAACACTGGTAGTAGTCCGTACAAAGAAAAGTTCATGGCATCCATGCATCACGGTAAGCCAGAGCAGACGGAAAAACAGTTTGCAGCTCAAGTTACTTGGGATGAAACTATGGCGGAATCTATCGTTAGCTACCTAGACGACAACCCAGGCGCTCAGGTTGTCCATGTTGCAGGCAAGTTTCACACCGAGCAAGGGTTGGGTACGGCAGCATCAATCTTAAGCCGCAACCCGAGCTTAAAAGTGGTTGTAATTAGCCCAACAGATAACGTGCTTTCTGATAATACTGACTATCAGTTAGAGGTTCTCGCACCACCAGTACGGTATGTACAAGATGCTCACCGCATGGCGGCATATCAACATCTAACTAAACGCAATAACGATCTTCAATGTAAGTAG
- a CDS encoding alkaline phosphatase gives MKRLVSPIVTAVAASTLSFNALSAEIKNVILMIGDGMGPQQVGLLETYAKHAPNSVYKGESTALYKLAQEGVIGSSLTNPEDAIVVDSACSATMLATGIPTASEVIGIDSQGNHVETILEKAKSKGKATGLVSDTRMTHATPAAFAAHQPHRSLENSIAADMLETGVDVMMSGGLRHWIPKSTNDKGETYEQLEKLTEGNVYLKSKRKDERNLLTEAQDQGYNLAFSRDMLTQAKGDKLLGLFAYSGMNDGIAYSQSKNDPKRTQPSLKEMTTKAIDILSKDKDGFFLMVEGGQIDWAGHSNDAGTMLHEMLKFDEAVNSVYEWAKGRDDTLIIVTADHETGSFGFSYSSANLPKPQKRDGEAFKNQDYAPNFNFGQFEILDGLYNQKKSYYGMISEFQALDKKEQTPEKFAEVVNANSDFSITPEQAERVLASKPNPYRLAGHKYLSEENVPAINDFDAFFPYNDRGNLLAREHATKQNTVWGTGTHTHTPVNVFAWGPAETILPVSKIMHHSQLGEYLKQQIK, from the coding sequence ATGAAGCGCTTAGTATCTCCAATCGTTACGGCAGTGGCTGCATCTACCCTCTCTTTCAACGCACTCTCAGCTGAAATCAAAAACGTCATTTTGATGATCGGCGACGGCATGGGTCCTCAACAAGTTGGTTTACTCGAGACCTACGCAAAACACGCACCTAACTCGGTTTACAAAGGCGAAAGCACAGCGTTATACAAACTCGCTCAAGAAGGTGTGATTGGATCATCACTGACCAATCCAGAAGACGCAATTGTCGTCGACTCTGCGTGCTCAGCTACGATGCTAGCGACAGGAATCCCTACCGCTTCTGAAGTCATTGGCATTGATAGCCAAGGCAACCATGTCGAAACTATTTTGGAAAAAGCCAAAAGTAAAGGTAAAGCAACAGGGCTCGTCTCTGATACGCGTATGACCCACGCAACGCCAGCAGCATTTGCCGCTCATCAACCACATCGCTCCCTAGAAAACAGTATTGCGGCGGATATGCTCGAAACAGGCGTAGACGTGATGATGTCTGGGGGACTTCGTCATTGGATTCCAAAGTCGACAAACGACAAGGGAGAGACATACGAGCAACTTGAAAAGCTCACTGAAGGTAATGTCTACCTAAAGTCGAAACGTAAAGATGAGCGCAACTTGCTTACTGAGGCGCAAGACCAAGGTTACAACCTGGCTTTCAGCCGCGATATGCTCACACAAGCTAAAGGTGACAAATTACTTGGACTTTTTGCTTACTCGGGCATGAACGATGGTATTGCCTACAGTCAAAGCAAAAACGATCCAAAACGCACGCAGCCATCGCTGAAAGAAATGACCACCAAAGCAATCGACATTCTTTCAAAAGACAAAGACGGTTTTTTCTTGATGGTTGAAGGCGGCCAAATTGACTGGGCTGGCCACAGTAACGATGCAGGTACGATGCTGCATGAAATGCTTAAATTCGATGAAGCGGTAAACTCAGTTTATGAGTGGGCAAAAGGCCGTGATGACACCCTGATCATTGTTACTGCTGACCACGAAACCGGCTCTTTTGGCTTTAGCTACTCATCAGCAAACTTGCCTAAACCACAAAAACGCGACGGCGAAGCATTCAAAAATCAGGATTACGCGCCAAACTTCAACTTTGGTCAGTTCGAGATCCTCGATGGTTTATACAACCAAAAGAAAAGTTACTACGGCATGATCAGTGAGTTCCAAGCGCTTGATAAGAAAGAGCAAACTCCAGAGAAGTTTGCGGAAGTCGTGAACGCAAATAGCGATTTTTCGATTACGCCTGAGCAAGCAGAACGCGTATTAGCAAGTAAACCAAATCCATACCGACTCGCTGGACACAAATACTTAAGCGAAGAGAACGTACCGGCAATCAATGACTTTGATGCTTTCTTTCCTTACAACGACCGTGGCAACTTGCTAGCGCGTGAGCATGCAACAAAGCAAAACACAGTATGGGGGACGGGTACTCATACGCATACTCCTGTCAACGTATTTGCTTGGGGACCTGCAGAAACTATCCTTCCAGTATCAAAAATCATGCACCACTCGCAACTAGGCGAGTACTTGAAGCAACAAATTAAATAA
- a CDS encoding ribbon-helix-helix domain-containing protein translates to MCEIFAKQPQDNYQFITRSIRIDGHATSVKLEASFWTILEEIASAQNMTVPKFISTVYQEALEYNGEVNNFASLLRCACLTYARQPQETTRQALAQLNS, encoded by the coding sequence ATGTGCGAAATCTTTGCTAAGCAACCCCAAGACAACTATCAGTTCATCACCCGCTCTATCCGTATTGATGGTCACGCGACCAGTGTAAAACTTGAAGCGAGCTTTTGGACAATTCTTGAGGAAATCGCTAGTGCTCAAAACATGACGGTTCCTAAATTCATAAGCACTGTTTATCAAGAAGCACTCGAATACAATGGTGAAGTGAACAACTTTGCCTCCTTACTTCGATGCGCTTGCCTCACTTACGCCCGCCAACCTCAAGAGACCACTCGTCAAGCACTTGCGCAACTTAACAGTTAA
- a CDS encoding VOC family protein — MTKMIHTMIRVSDLDRSLQFYCDVLELEVADQYIFDGFSLTYLANQETGFELELTHNHDQSEPYTHGSGYGHLAVSVEDIEQAHKRIKSLGIETGDIKAFDHQQKHLATFFFVTDPDGYKIEFLQRQGRYL, encoded by the coding sequence ATGACAAAAATGATTCACACCATGATCCGAGTAAGTGATCTGGACCGCTCTCTACAATTTTACTGTGACGTACTTGAACTAGAAGTCGCTGATCAATACATCTTTGATGGCTTTTCTCTAACCTATCTAGCCAACCAAGAAACTGGCTTTGAATTGGAACTGACGCACAATCACGACCAAAGTGAGCCCTACACTCACGGCTCAGGTTACGGCCACCTTGCCGTCAGCGTGGAGGACATTGAACAAGCCCACAAACGCATTAAATCTCTCGGCATTGAAACTGGTGACATCAAAGCCTTTGACCATCAACAAAAGCATTTAGCAACGTTCTTTTTTGTAACCGACCCTGATGGTTACAAAATTGAGTTCCTGCAACGCCAAGGGCGTTACCTATAA
- a CDS encoding putative quinol monooxygenase gives MIHLTATFHAQPGKEQELKEVLTRALEPTRNEEGCVRYQLFQDKDNTCHFVFQEQFKNQQAFELHGKTEHFALLISQIDNLLECEPKLVFFNEL, from the coding sequence ATGATTCACTTGACGGCTACCTTTCATGCACAACCGGGAAAAGAACAAGAGTTGAAAGAGGTACTTACCCGAGCGCTTGAACCTACTCGCAATGAAGAAGGTTGCGTTCGTTATCAATTGTTCCAAGATAAAGACAATACATGCCACTTCGTTTTTCAGGAGCAATTTAAAAACCAACAAGCATTTGAGCTTCATGGTAAAACAGAACACTTTGCTCTTTTGATTAGCCAGATCGACAACTTGTTAGAATGCGAGCCGAAACTGGTGTTCTTTAACGAACTGTAA
- a CDS encoding mechanosensitive ion channel family protein, with amino-acid sequence MTFHFPQKLRLTSWVTLFALAVIMFSPMAVHATATDDIQEPSAAEISIDNLNREIVDLSQSLSQASGDERDALQLQLFQKNEELRSQLASAIERETISRDKLILLVKKQEQYSEDATNYLSEKIKKVVEDLNKAKDEEKLALVNDYRELQRYLDVSFDSSWQNLAWLKELGAQNERAEAELKDKIDKRMRLLSASIEYLSQQSEIIGSQLSSSPESEKASLQLSQLITKQRLNIATESLRNLISIGDKVGLETSEYKRQIFEVTGNITHDLLNTKVVWSILSHWSNSALDWFAENAPQHIFQLFVFALILLIARGLAKLTRKVVRKAVASKNLKLSHLMQDFFISMSGKFVWVIGIMVGLSQLGLNLAPILTGFGIAGVIIGFALQDTLSNFAAGMMLLIYRPFDVGDFVYAGGVDGKVSHMSLVNTTIRTFDNQIIIVPNSKIWGDVIKNVTHERIRRVDMVFGIGYADDLLKAESVLSDIITSHPSVLRTPEPMIKVHTLNTSSVDFIVRPWVKTDDYWDVYWDVTKEVKLRFDREGISIPFPQQDVHLHMVEKQDA; translated from the coding sequence ATGACGTTTCATTTCCCCCAGAAACTGCGCCTGACATCTTGGGTGACATTATTCGCACTTGCCGTCATTATGTTCTCCCCAATGGCTGTTCATGCGACTGCTACTGACGATATCCAAGAGCCTTCTGCTGCCGAAATCTCGATTGACAACTTGAACCGAGAGATTGTGGATTTATCCCAAAGCCTCTCGCAAGCGAGTGGCGACGAGCGTGATGCCCTTCAACTGCAACTATTCCAAAAGAATGAAGAATTAAGAAGCCAGTTAGCGTCAGCGATTGAACGTGAAACTATCTCTCGCGACAAGCTGATCTTGCTAGTTAAAAAACAAGAACAATACTCTGAGGATGCGACGAACTATCTATCGGAAAAAATAAAGAAAGTCGTCGAGGATTTAAATAAGGCTAAGGATGAAGAGAAGCTTGCTCTTGTTAATGATTATCGAGAGCTACAGCGTTATCTTGATGTTAGCTTCGATTCGAGCTGGCAAAATCTCGCTTGGTTGAAGGAGCTAGGGGCCCAAAACGAGCGCGCAGAAGCGGAACTAAAAGATAAAATTGATAAACGTATGCGCTTACTGTCTGCTTCAATTGAGTACTTGAGTCAGCAAAGTGAGATCATTGGCTCCCAACTTTCGTCTAGCCCAGAGTCGGAAAAAGCGTCGTTGCAACTTAGTCAGCTCATTACTAAACAAAGGCTAAATATTGCGACAGAAAGCTTACGCAACCTGATTTCAATTGGTGATAAAGTCGGTTTAGAAACGTCTGAATACAAACGCCAAATTTTTGAAGTGACGGGTAATATCACCCATGATTTACTGAATACCAAAGTTGTGTGGTCAATACTGAGTCACTGGTCCAACTCGGCACTGGATTGGTTTGCCGAGAATGCACCGCAGCATATCTTCCAGTTGTTTGTTTTTGCGCTGATTTTATTGATCGCTCGCGGACTGGCTAAGTTAACTCGCAAAGTCGTCCGTAAAGCAGTTGCATCGAAAAACTTAAAACTTTCCCACTTGATGCAGGACTTCTTTATCTCGATGTCCGGCAAATTCGTGTGGGTGATCGGTATCATGGTGGGCTTATCTCAGCTTGGTTTGAACCTAGCGCCAATCCTAACCGGTTTCGGTATTGCTGGTGTGATTATTGGTTTCGCGTTGCAAGACACGTTATCCAACTTCGCGGCGGGTATGATGCTGCTTATTTATCGCCCATTTGATGTTGGTGATTTTGTGTATGCTGGCGGTGTGGATGGCAAGGTAAGCCATATGAGTTTGGTGAACACCACAATCCGTACGTTTGATAACCAAATTATTATTGTTCCTAACAGCAAAATCTGGGGAGATGTTATTAAGAACGTCACGCATGAACGCATTCGCCGCGTGGATATGGTGTTTGGCATTGGCTATGCGGATGACCTCTTAAAAGCGGAGTCAGTATTGTCTGATATCATTACCTCTCACCCTTCGGTACTTCGCACTCCAGAGCCAATGATCAAAGTTCATACATTAAATACGTCTTCTGTAGATTTTATTGTGCGTCCTTGGGTAAAAACGGATGATTACTGGGATGTATACTGGGATGTGACAAAAGAGGTGAAACTACGCTTCGACCGAGAAGGTATTTCGATTCCTTTCCCACAACAAGATGTGCATTTGCATATGGTGGAGAAGCAAGACGCCTAA
- a CDS encoding YcgN family cysteine cluster protein, with product MSTPFWQSKSLEQMTEEEWESLCDGCGKCCLHKLMDEDTDEIYYTNVACSWLNSKTCSCKDYPNRFTSGEECTKLTREDIDDFTWLPHTCAYRLLAEKQPLPEWHPLITGSKSAMHAAGESVRNKVVYEIDVVDWEDHILNHPNRP from the coding sequence ATGAGCACTCCATTTTGGCAAAGTAAATCGTTAGAGCAGATGACAGAAGAGGAATGGGAATCTCTCTGTGATGGTTGTGGCAAATGTTGTTTGCATAAGCTTATGGATGAAGATACCGATGAAATCTACTATACCAATGTGGCTTGTAGCTGGCTGAACAGTAAAACGTGTTCATGTAAGGATTACCCAAACCGTTTCACTTCGGGTGAAGAGTGCACCAAGCTGACCCGAGAAGACATCGACGATTTTACTTGGCTGCCACACACGTGCGCTTACCGTCTGTTGGCTGAAAAGCAGCCTTTACCAGAATGGCATCCGTTGATTACCGGCTCTAAGTCCGCAATGCATGCGGCAGGGGAAAGTGTCCGTAACAAAGTTGTTTACGAGATTGATGTGGTGGATTGGGAAGACCATATTTTAAATCATCCCAACCGTCCTTAG
- a CDS encoding GlsB/YeaQ/YmgE family stress response membrane protein: protein MGIISWIILGLIAGALAKWLMPGKDGGGWIATMLLGIAGAFVGGFLGGILGFGGATGVNIGSIITATLGAFILLFVYNRFLK, encoded by the coding sequence ATGGGTATTATTTCTTGGATTATTTTGGGCTTAATCGCCGGCGCACTTGCTAAATGGCTCATGCCAGGAAAAGATGGGGGCGGTTGGATTGCAACAATGTTACTTGGTATTGCAGGGGCATTTGTAGGTGGCTTCCTTGGCGGCATTCTCGGTTTCGGCGGAGCAACTGGCGTCAACATTGGTAGTATCATTACCGCAACACTAGGCGCATTTATTCTGTTGTTTGTTTATAACCGTTTCTTAAAATAA
- a CDS encoding YkgJ family cysteine cluster protein, producing the protein MDCRLGCGACCIAPSISSPIPGMPKGKPAGVRCVQLNDDNLCKLFGKPERPKVCHDFKPCPIVCGNTNQEALDNITELEQLT; encoded by the coding sequence ATGGATTGTCGATTAGGATGTGGAGCGTGCTGTATTGCGCCAAGTATCTCTTCACCAATACCTGGAATGCCAAAGGGCAAACCTGCAGGTGTTCGTTGTGTGCAACTCAACGACGACAATTTGTGCAAGCTATTTGGTAAGCCTGAACGCCCCAAAGTCTGTCACGATTTTAAACCGTGTCCGATTGTATGCGGTAACACCAATCAAGAAGCACTCGACAACATCACTGAATTAGAACAATTGACGTAA
- the aqpZ gene encoding aquaporin Z: MNKYLAEAFGTFWLVLGGCGSAVLAAGFPEVGIGLLGVSLAFGLTVLTMAFAIGHISGCHLNPAVTVGLWAGGRFETKDVTPYIISQVIGGLIAGGVLYVIASGQAGFDVVGSGFAANGYGEHSPGQYSMIAALVTEVVMTMMFLIVIMGATDKRAPQGFAPIAIGLCLTLIHLISIPVTNTSVNPARSTAVAVYVGEWAVSQLWLFWIAPIVGGVLGAVIYKNLLGKESND, encoded by the coding sequence ATGAATAAGTATTTGGCTGAGGCTTTTGGCACGTTCTGGCTAGTGTTAGGCGGCTGTGGTAGCGCGGTGTTGGCTGCGGGTTTCCCTGAAGTGGGTATTGGTCTGTTGGGCGTTTCTTTGGCATTCGGTTTAACCGTTCTGACGATGGCATTTGCTATCGGTCATATTTCAGGTTGTCACTTGAACCCTGCAGTGACAGTTGGCCTTTGGGCTGGCGGTCGTTTTGAGACAAAAGACGTTACGCCTTACATCATCTCACAAGTGATCGGCGGGCTTATCGCAGGTGGCGTGCTTTACGTTATTGCATCTGGACAAGCAGGATTCGATGTTGTGGGTTCTGGCTTTGCCGCCAATGGTTATGGTGAACACTCTCCAGGCCAATACTCGATGATCGCTGCACTTGTGACTGAAGTTGTCATGACGATGATGTTCCTGATTGTCATTATGGGTGCAACAGACAAACGTGCGCCACAAGGCTTTGCACCTATCGCAATTGGCCTGTGTTTGACTCTCATTCACCTGATCAGCATTCCTGTCACCAATACGTCAGTAAACCCTGCTCGTAGCACGGCAGTCGCAGTATATGTGGGTGAATGGGCGGTTTCTCAGCTATGGCTGTTCTGGATTGCTCCTATTGTGGGTGGCGTGCTTGGTGCGGTTATCTACAAAAACCTTCTTGGTAAAGAATCGAACGATTAA
- the recR gene encoding recombination mediator RecR encodes MRTSHMLEQLMEALRCLPGVGPKSAQRMAFHLLQRDRKGGLQLADALSQAMTEIGHCTECRTFTEEEVCHICTNLKRQENGQICVVESPADIAAVEATGQYSGRYFVLMGHLSPLDGIGPSDIGLDVLDYRLRRGDITEVILATNPTVEGEATAHYIAELCKEHQVDASRIAHGVPVGGELELVDGTTLSHSLLGRHRI; translated from the coding sequence ATGCGTACCAGTCATATGCTGGAGCAATTGATGGAGGCCTTACGTTGTCTACCTGGGGTTGGCCCCAAGTCAGCGCAGCGTATGGCCTTTCATTTGTTACAGCGCGATAGAAAAGGCGGTTTGCAGCTTGCAGATGCGCTTAGTCAGGCAATGACAGAAATAGGTCATTGTACTGAGTGTCGAACCTTCACCGAAGAAGAAGTCTGTCACATTTGTACCAACCTAAAACGCCAAGAAAATGGTCAAATTTGTGTGGTAGAAAGCCCGGCAGACATCGCAGCCGTTGAAGCAACAGGCCAATATTCTGGTCGGTATTTTGTTCTTATGGGGCATTTGTCGCCATTAGATGGTATTGGTCCAAGTGATATTGGATTGGATGTCCTTGATTACCGCTTACGTCGCGGTGATATTACCGAAGTGATTTTGGCGACAAACCCAACAGTTGAAGGTGAAGCCACTGCCCACTACATCGCAGAGCTATGTAAAGAGCACCAAGTTGATGCCAGCCGCATCGCGCATGGTGTGCCTGTCGGTGGGGAGCTAGAGCTTGTTGATGGCACGACGTTGTCACATTCGCTATTAGGTCGACACAGAATTTAA